From the Halobacterium zhouii genome, the window GCCACCCACATCGAGTCGCTCCAGTCGGCGGTGATGGCGCAAGACCTCGGGACGGTGCGCGCTGTCCGACGACGCGTAGCGGAACACGTCCTTGCTCGCGGGGTCCGCGGCCTCGAGCTGGTGGACCTGGTCGAGGAGCGTGCGGTAGCCGTCCAGCGTGTCGGGGTGGGCGTGCGCGCGAGCCTCCACGAGTTCCAGGAGGTTGCCGGCGTGGATGGCCTGTTTCACGCGGCGGATCTCCCCGAAGGAGATGTGGAGGTTGTGCTCGGCGAGCAGTCGCTCGCGGCCATCGGCATCCATGGCCTCTACCTCCGCGGGCGTGTGGTCGCTGCAGACCGGGCACTCGCAGGGGAAGTACCGGAGGTCGTCGAGGTGCTCGGTGCCGTGGACCGTCAGATAGCGGTCGTCTCGCGCGTAGATGGCGTACGCCGCCGAGTCGAAGAGGTCACAGCCGAGGGCGGCGGCGAGCGCGAACATCATCGGGTGCCCGGCGCCGAACAGGTGGACGGGCGCGTCCCGCCCGAGGCCGCGCTTGGCGGCGAGCACGGCCTCGGTCATGTCGTCGTAGCGGTACTGGTTCATCAGCGGGACAACCGCGCCCACCGGGAACAGGTCGAGGCTCGTGCCGTAGGCGTGGCGCGCGGCCTCCTCTCGGAGGTCGGGATGGGTCGAGCCCTGCACGGGCGCGTTCACGAGCATGTCGCCGACGTCAACGGTCTCTGCGAGTTCGAGGCGCTCTTGCGTGGTCGCGAGCTCCTCGGCGGCCTGCTCTCGCTCGACGTCCGGTGGCGTCGGGATGTCGACGGGCGTCCCGACGTCGCTCTCGATTTCGTGCTGGAACTGGAGAATCTCCTCGGTGTCCGTGTCGATCTCTCCGTACTCAGCGAGCTGGAAGCTCCCCGAGTCGGTCATGATGGCGCCGTCGAAGCCGAGCATCTCGTGGAGACCCTCCTCGAGCGCTCGCTCCCGAAGGTCGGGGTCGTTCTTGATGATGTAGGAGTTCGTGATGAGGATCTCCGCGCCGAAGTCGGGGAACTGCGAGGGGTCGACCGTGACGAGGTTCGGATTGACGACCGGCATCAGCGTCGGCGTCTCCACCGTCACGCCCGCACGTGGCACCTCGAGTTCCCCGATGCGGGCGAGGCCGTCCTGCGCGCGAACCTCGAAGGCGTCTCTCATTGCCGCGAGGTAGTCAGTGGCCGCGCGTAAGGGTTTCTCTCCGGCCGTCGGGTTCGAGACGCTGCCCCACCGCGATCACTCCCCGGTCTCGACGTACCTTACTCTCCGGTCTCGACGTAGAACACGCGTTCACGGGGGATGCGCCGCACCGTGTCGCCGCTCTCGGCCCGCACCAGCCAGTGACCCGTCGTCTCGTCGAAGCCGATGTTCGCGTCCGCGGTCTGCCAGTCAGTCACGCCGCCCTGCGGGTCCTCGTAGACGATGACGCCCATACGCGGTCGTCACACCGGCCGGCGATAAATCCACGCCGTTCCCGCCATGATGCGTATGCCTACTGTCCGCCCAGTTCGTACCGCATGACGCCGAGTGCCGTCCGGCCGTCGCGGACCTCGTCCGCCAGCACGGCCTCGAGTAGATCGTCGTAGGACTCGGTCCTCACGCGAATCGACTCGTCGAAATCCAGGTCCTGCTCGGCGGTCGGCTCACAGCCGCGCGCGACGAAGTAGTGGAAGACGGCGTCCGAGATGCCGTTCGCGGGTTCGAACTCACACAGAAAATCCACCGACTCGGCCTCGTAGCCCGTCTCCTCCGCGAGTTCGCGGCGCGCGGCAGTCTCCAGGTCCACGTCCTCGCCCTCGACGCCGCCAGCGGGGAGCGCTCGGTTCACGCGCTCGACGGCCTGCCGCCACTCCTCGACGAGCACCACGTCGCCATCGGGCGTGAACGGCAGTATCGCGACCGCGGGGTCGTCCGCGAGGTAGTCGAAGTCGGTCTCGGTGCCGTCCGGGAGCACCACGTCCTCGTGGACGATGTCGAAGCCCGGACACCGGTAGGCCACCTCGCGCTCGGCCGTCTCCCACGCCAGCGAGTCCTCGGTCATCACCCGGAGTTCGTGGAGCGCGGAGAAAAGCGTGGCGAGCGTCGACCCGGGCGAGTAGAGATTCAGAACAGATCCGCGACCTGGCGCCGGGTCTCGGTCAGCGTCCCCGAGTTGTCGACCCGCGTGAACGGACCCGCGATGGCCTCGAACTCGCGCTGGTACTGCCTGTGGATCTCGAAGTCGGCGTCGCTCGCGTCACCCGAGCGCGCCCGGATGCGATCGCGCACGACGTCCTCGGCACAGACCACCTGTACGAGCGCCAGCGGCACGCCGATAGCCTGGGCGGCGCGCCGGGACTCGCCGCGGTGCTCGCGGAGTTTGAACGTGCCGTCCAGCACCACCGAGCGGCCCGCGTCCAGCGTGGCCTTCGCCCGGCGGTGGAGTTCCGCGTACACCGCCTCGCGCTCCTCGGGCGTGTACTCGGGGTCCTGAAACAGTTCCTTCCGGATCACGTCCGTGCGGTAGAGTTGGCCGTCGAGTCGCTCCGCGACGTACTCAGAGACGGTCGTCTTCCCCGCGCCCGGCAACCCGCAGACGACGACGAGGTGGGTCGGCGTCTCGTCCGGCTCCGTTCGCTCTGCCACGCGCTCTCCGCTCACGGTAATCGAATGAGGAACGACGCGCCCGCAATATGAAGGTGTGGAAACGCGGCGGTAGCGGCGAACCGTGACCGGGCCGGGGCCACAGAGACACCGCGTCGAATCACAGCGACACTGCGTCGAGTTCGTCGCTCAGCGCGGCCACGTCCTCGTTGAACGACTCGACGAATCCCCCGAAGTCGGGGGCGTACTCGCGCACGTCCCGAGCCGACGGCGGTTCGTACTGGGACACCAGGTAGACGCCGTTCTCGCCGCCCACGCGGAGGAACGACGCGCGGTCCGCCTCGCGTTTCAACTCCCAGCGCGTGCCGTCGACGGTCGCCGCGAACGACCCGTACTCTGTGCTCTCGACGCGGTGGAGCGCCCCCGCCATCCGGTCTGCGACGTCCCGAATCCGGGCGACGATGCGGTCGCGCTCCTCGACGACGTCCCCCGCCGACGCGACGTCCGGGAACGTCGACGGCGCCCCGTCCAGGACGCCATCGAGGCCGTGAACGTAGTCGTTGAACGACTCGACCAGCGCCGGGTAGTGGTCCATCGCCGTCGCGAGTTCCGTCGGCTCCGGCGGCTGGTGGGTCGACACCACGTAGACGTCGAGACCGGACTGCCCCTCGAAGCGCAGGAACTGGAGGTCCCCGCCCTCGTACTTCACCGTCCACTCGCCGCGCTCCGTGTTGAACGTCTGCCGACCGAAGTCCCCGCCCTGCAGAAGCGCGAGTTCGCGGGCCATCTGGCCGGCGTGGTCGCGAACCCGGGCGACCACCTCGTCGCGGTTCTCACAGATTGCTTCAGCGTCCGCGACTGGGGCGTCCACCCCCGGCGGCGCTTCATTTCCCGGCGACGCTTCGTCCTGCTCGGTCATCGGCGTCCCTAGGTCCGGGAGACGGATAACTCCCGCTCTCGACGCCGTCCGCGGGAAACACGCACCTATCGCTCAGCGGGCGAATGGCAGGTGGACAGCCAGCACGGTGACGGGGTACTCGTCGTTACTCGCGACCGCGTGTCCCTGCAGTACGTGCCCGTCGGCGCGAACGCGACGGCGAGTGACGGGGCCGTCGGTCACCGCCGACCGACCGCCATCGGGTGGCCGCTCGCGACATACACCCGTCCGCCGGCGACGGTGACGGGTTTGTCCAAGCCGTCACCGGGTCCGTCACCGACGGCCAGCCGCCAGCGGGCCTCACCCTCGGCGAGGTCGATCGCGTGGAGCGTACTGCCCCGGTCGCCGACGTACACCGTCCCGGACGCGACGGCGGGCGCGGACAGCACGAGCCACTCCGTGTCGTACGTCCAGACCACGTCGCCCGTTGCGCGGTCGAGCGCGTGCACCGCGTGGGCGTTGGTCCCAAAGATGACCTTGCCGTCGGCGAACGCCGGAGACGACCGAACCATGTCGTCCGCCTGGAATGCCCACTGCTCCCGGCCGGTCGCCGCGTCGAACGCGCGGACCGAGTGGTCCTCGAAGGCCGCGACGACGGTGCCGTCGGCGACCGTCGGCCCCGCCGTCACCTTGCCGGCGTCGGTGAACTGCCAGACACCGGTTCCATCATCGGCGTCGAGCGCGTACAGCGCCTTGCCGTCCACGAACACCCGGCCACCCGCCACGGCCGGCGGGTTGTCTACTTCCTTCCCCGCCGGTGCCGACGCACGCCACAGTCGGTCGCCGCTCGCGGCGTCGAACGCGTACACGTACCCTACCCAGCTCCCGACGTACACCACGCCGTCGTGGACCGTCGGCGTCGACGACGCCACCTGGAACTCGCGCCGCCACTCCTCCGTGCCGTCATCTGCCGAGAGCGCGTACAGCGCGTCCCCACTCTCCGCGACGTAGACGGTGTCGTCCACGACCGCCGGGTCGCTCGTCACCACGTCCGTAGTGGGTACGTGCCACTCCGTGGTCCCGTCCTCGGCGGAGAGTGCGTACATGCCGCGGTCACTGCTGCCGACGTACATCCGCCCGTCGGCTATCGCCGGCGACGCGAACGCCTCGAACTCCGCGCGCCACAGCACTTCGGCCCCGCTGCCGGGACCGGACGCCGCTGAATCGTACGAGGTGTTCGCGGCGTCGAAGCCACACATCGGCCAGTGACCGGTAGTCGCGGCGCTCCCGCGCAGGTAGCCCAGGCAGCCGCTGAGACCGACGGTCGTCGCGCCGGCAGCGGCGAGCAGGTCGCGTCGAGTGAGTGAGTAGGTCATAGTATCAGCTGTTTCTGATCATCGTCTGGCCGCCCGCACCCGCCTTCCCGTCGAGATATTCGGCCAGGAGGTCGGCGTCGAGAGGGTTCGGTCAACGACCGCCGGAGACCGTTAGACGTCCTGAGGTCTACCGATGGCGGCGCGGCTGCGCCGACGACGAGCAGGACAGTCATGACGAGCGTGAGTCCGCTCCGGCCCGGTTCCAGCGTGGTTCACCGAAGGTTGCCAAATAAGACACATACCATAGGATAAATTCTACGCCTCGTGTTTGGTGAAGGATGAAGGGTGAGGCGGCCTGTGCGCGCCGCAGTCGGGACAGTCCCCCCACTCATGCGCGACACTCACCCCGTTCGCGCTGGATAGAGCTGGCCGGCGCGAATTCGACTCACGCGCAGACGTTCCTGCTCGGCGGTTTGCGCCTGCGCGGACCTGCGGCTGCCCTCCTTCGAATTCACTTGGCCGAGTCACAACACCGAATGACGGCCGAGCGACACACGCATCGCTCAGCGGGCGAGTGTGCGGGAAAAGTGGGCCGGCGCGAATTCGAATCGCGGTTACGGCCACCCGAAGGCCGAAGGATACCAAGCTACCCCACCGGCCCGCAGTCGAACCAACGGACGTGGGCGGTTTAACGGTTCCGAATCCACGGAAGTTCCTGACGGCGTGGTTGGCGAGTCCGCAGCGCTCCGGTTGCCCTCGTCAGTACCACTCCGGTCGACGACGGCGAAGTCCTCGAAGCGACGGAAACGCGAGCCATCTTTCCCCGGTAAACGCCCATTACTCCGCTAGTTCGAGGCGGAAACACCCCGAGGTCGCGCGTGGATCAGCTACTAACAAAACTGTAGAGATTCGGCAGATTGCTTGGGGTGGGCGGAGATTCCTTTCCGAAGTAGCCAATCTTAACAGGGCAAAGAAGCAATGACTCGGTGATGACTGAATCCAACCAAGACTGGTGGCCGAACCAGTTGCCCCTGGAAATCCTCGACCGGAACGCTCGCGACGTCGACCCCATGGACGAGGAGTTCGACTACGCGGAGGCGTTCGAGTCCCTCGACCTCGACGCCGTGAAGGCCGACATCGAGGACGTGATGACGACGTCCCAGGAGTGGTGGCCGGCCGACTACGGCCACTACGGCCCGCTGTTCATCCGGATGGCGTGGCACAGCGCCGGTACGTACCGCACGAGCGACGGCCGCGGCGGCGCGGCCGGCGGCCGGCAGCGCTTCGCGCCGCTGAACAGTTGGCCGGACAACGCGAACCTCGACAAGGCGCGTCGACTGCTCTGGCCGGTCAAACAGAAGTACGGCCGCAACCTCTCGTGGGCGGACCTGATGATTCTCGCCGGGAACGTCGCCATCGAATCGATGGGCGGCAAGACGTTCGGCTTCGCTGGCGGACGCGAGGACGCCTTCGCGCCCGACGAGGCCGTCGACTGGGGCCCCGAGGACGAGTGGGAAGCGTCCGAGCGCTTCGACGAGGGCGGTGACCTCGAGGAGGGACTCGGCGCCACCGTGATGGGGCTCATCTACGTGAATCCGGAGGGCCCTGACGGGAATCCGGACCCGGAGGCGTCCGCGGAGAACATCCGCGAGTCGTTCAGCCGCATGGCGATGAACGACGAGGAGACGGCCGCGCTCATCGCGGGCGGCCACACGTTCGGGAAGGTACACGGTGCCGACGACCCCGAGAACCTCGGCCCCGAGCCAGAGGCCGCGCCAATCGAGGAGCAGGGCCTCGGCTGGGCTAGCGACCACGAATCCGGCAAGGGCGCCGACACGATTACCAGCGGCATCGAAGGCCCGTGGACGCAGGCGCCCATCGAGTGGGACCTCGGGTACATCGACAACCTGCTCGACTACGAGTGGGAACCGCACAAGGGCCCCGGCGGTGCGTGGCAGTGGGAGCCGACGGACGAGTCGCTGCACGGGAGCGCCGACCCATCCCACGGCGACGAGGCGGAGACGCCGATGATGCTCACGACGGACATCGCGCTCAAGAAGGACCCAGACTACCGGGAGATCATCGAGCGCTTCCAGGACAATCCGATGGAGTTCGGGATGAACTTCGCGAAGGCCTGGTACAAGCTCACCCATCGCGACATGGGCCCGCCGGAGCGGTTCCGCGGCCCGGAGGTTCCCGACGAGGAGATGCTGTGGCAGGACCCCCTCCCGGACGCCGACTACGACGTGATCGGTGAGTCGGAGGCCGAAGAGCTCAAAGCAGAGCTCCTGGCGTCGGAGCTGTCCGTCTCCCAGCTCGTCAAGACCGCCTGGGCGTCCGCGTCGACGTACCGGGACAGCGACAAGCGCGGCGGCGCGAACGGCGCCCGCATCCGCCTCGAACCCCAGCAGAGCTGGGACGTGAACGAGCCCGAGGAGCTAACGACCGTGCTCCGAACTCTCGAAGACGTCCAGGAGGAGTTCAACGCCTCGCGGTCCGACGAGACGCGGGTCTCGCTGGCCGACCTCATCGTGCTCGGCGGCAACGCGGCCGTCGAGCAGGCGGCGGCGGACGCCGGCTACGACGTGGACGTGCCGTTCGAACCGGGTCGCGTGGACGCCTCTCAGGAGCAGACCGACGTCGACTCCTTCGAGGCACTCGAACCGGACGCAGACGGGTTCCGCAACTACGTCGGTGACGAGGCCGACGAACCCGCGGAGGAGTTGCTGGTGAACGGCGCGGAACTGCTCGACCTGACGGCGCCCGAGATGACGGCGCTGGTCGGCGGGATGCGCGCACTGGACGCGAACTACCAGGACTCCGACCTCGGCGTCTTCACCGACGAGCCGGAGACGCTGACCAACGACTTCTTCGCGACCCTGCTCGACTCGAGTCTGGAGTGGGAGGCGGTCTCCGACGACGAGGAGGTCTTCGAGTTGCGCGACCGCGAGACGGGCGACGTCGAGTGGAAGGGGAGCCGCGTTGACCTCGTCTTCGGTTCGAACGCACGACTGCGAGCCATCGCGGAGGTCTACGGGTCCGACGACGGCGAGGAGAAGTTCGTTCGCGACTTCGTGGACGCGTGGCACAAAGTGATGACCCTCGACCGCTTCGACCTCGAGTAATCTGAGT encodes:
- the katG gene encoding catalase/peroxidase HPI — its product is MTESNQDWWPNQLPLEILDRNARDVDPMDEEFDYAEAFESLDLDAVKADIEDVMTTSQEWWPADYGHYGPLFIRMAWHSAGTYRTSDGRGGAAGGRQRFAPLNSWPDNANLDKARRLLWPVKQKYGRNLSWADLMILAGNVAIESMGGKTFGFAGGREDAFAPDEAVDWGPEDEWEASERFDEGGDLEEGLGATVMGLIYVNPEGPDGNPDPEASAENIRESFSRMAMNDEETAALIAGGHTFGKVHGADDPENLGPEPEAAPIEEQGLGWASDHESGKGADTITSGIEGPWTQAPIEWDLGYIDNLLDYEWEPHKGPGGAWQWEPTDESLHGSADPSHGDEAETPMMLTTDIALKKDPDYREIIERFQDNPMEFGMNFAKAWYKLTHRDMGPPERFRGPEVPDEEMLWQDPLPDADYDVIGESEAEELKAELLASELSVSQLVKTAWASASTYRDSDKRGGANGARIRLEPQQSWDVNEPEELTTVLRTLEDVQEEFNASRSDETRVSLADLIVLGGNAAVEQAAADAGYDVDVPFEPGRVDASQEQTDVDSFEALEPDADGFRNYVGDEADEPAEELLVNGAELLDLTAPEMTALVGGMRALDANYQDSDLGVFTDEPETLTNDFFATLLDSSLEWEAVSDDEEVFELRDRETGDVEWKGSRVDLVFGSNARLRAIAEVYGSDDGEEKFVRDFVDAWHKVMTLDRFDLE
- a CDS encoding AAA family ATPase — its product is MAERTEPDETPTHLVVVCGLPGAGKTTVSEYVAERLDGQLYRTDVIRKELFQDPEYTPEEREAVYAELHRRAKATLDAGRSVVLDGTFKLREHRGESRRAAQAIGVPLALVQVVCAEDVVRDRIRARSGDASDADFEIHRQYQREFEAIAGPFTRVDNSGTLTETRRQVADLF
- a CDS encoding PQQ-binding-like beta-propeller repeat protein, with protein sequence MTYSLTRRDLLAAAGATTVGLSGCLGYLRGSAATTGHWPMCGFDAANTSYDSAASGPGSGAEVLWRAEFEAFASPAIADGRMYVGSSDRGMYALSAEDGTTEWHVPTTDVVTSDPAVVDDTVYVAESGDALYALSADDGTEEWRREFQVASSTPTVHDGVVYVGSWVGYVYAFDAASGDRLWRASAPAGKEVDNPPAVAGGRVFVDGKALYALDADDGTGVWQFTDAGKVTAGPTVADGTVVAAFEDHSVRAFDAATGREQWAFQADDMVRSSPAFADGKVIFGTNAHAVHALDRATGDVVWTYDTEWLVLSAPAVASGTVYVGDRGSTLHAIDLAEGEARWRLAVGDGPGDGLDKPVTVAGGRVYVASGHPMAVGRR
- the tgtA gene encoding tRNA guanosine(15) transglycosylase TgtA; the encoded protein is MRDAFEVRAQDGLARIGELEVPRAGVTVETPTLMPVVNPNLVTVDPSQFPDFGAEILITNSYIIKNDPDLRERALEEGLHEMLGFDGAIMTDSGSFQLAEYGEIDTDTEEILQFQHEIESDVGTPVDIPTPPDVEREQAAEELATTQERLELAETVDVGDMLVNAPVQGSTHPDLREEAARHAYGTSLDLFPVGAVVPLMNQYRYDDMTEAVLAAKRGLGRDAPVHLFGAGHPMMFALAAALGCDLFDSAAYAIYARDDRYLTVHGTEHLDDLRYFPCECPVCSDHTPAEVEAMDADGRERLLAEHNLHISFGEIRRVKQAIHAGNLLELVEARAHAHPDTLDGYRTLLDQVHQLEAADPASKDVFRYASSDSAHRPEVLRHHRRLERLDVGGDAGGDDSASDVLLTEASADDRFDESWNVVPPFGPFPSALSTTYPLTAETPDRMDHAGYEAAAEGVARLAEANPETAFTLAHRDWPTSALNCVPERVELVDISANDSE
- a CDS encoding NUDIX hydrolase, which codes for MTEDSLAWETAEREVAYRCPGFDIVHEDVVLPDGTETDFDYLADDPAVAILPFTPDGDVVLVEEWRQAVERVNRALPAGGVEGEDVDLETAARRELAEETGYEAESVDFLCEFEPANGISDAVFHYFVARGCEPTAEQDLDFDESIRVRTESYDDLLEAVLADEVRDGRTALGVMRYELGGQ